CATCGCCTGTGTGCGGGATTATCTGGGACTGGGAGTGACTCTAGGGTTTCTTTTGTGCACCGGAGCTtatggattttcttttctccctgCGAGACTTAGGGACAGGCGAGCcagcctccccctcctccccagtTACTTGTGCGGTTGTGCCGGCAGTTAAGCTGCCGGTGCCAATTTCTCCTGGCAGTTATGTTGCCCCTGTAACTTTGCATCTTTACCAACAATGGATTGCCAGGGATTCTTAATCTTTGCCGGCAGATATTATGCCCTTTAATATTTTTGCCGGCAGTTCACCTTTCCCGGCAGTTCGACTGCCTCGTTAAATAGATTTTTGCCGGCAGTTAATTGCCCTCATGTTTGGTCATCGAGTAGTGTTTGGGACGGGATACGTGACAAGGAAAGTGAGGCATACATGTGTTTGACGTCAGGAAAGGAAGGGAACAGTAGCAGTTGGAGATCGATCGCATCGAACATGGATCACAAGCTAGCAACAGTGCTGGGCTGGCAAACGATGGATACGGAGACTCGTTTTCTGCCGGCCGGTCCAATCGATCGTTCATCGATGTGACCGCTACTTATCCATGTGCATGTCCTAAAAGAAGAGGATCGATCTCGGGCTACCATGCGTCCATGCCGTAGCACATATAGCTAGCATCTACGCTCTCGCATAAGCAGCATGTACCGCTGTAGCTAGCaccatgtatatatgtatgtgtgGCTTCACTTCATCTATCGTGTGTAGGTACGACCAATAGATGGGAATGGGAAAATTTAGAGGAAAAGTTTCTGTCCTATGAATTATTTTGGTACAAAATTTAATTTATGATCCAAATGAGATCTGTAGAAATTATTTCTTAGGATTGAAATCATCGATTTCTTCTCCAAAAGTTTTATGATTCAAATTAAGATTGTTTAATGATATTTGACAAACATCGAAATATCCAAATTAAGATTGTCTAAGTATATTTGACAAACATTGAAAGATCGATTTCTGAtcatatactctctccatttcataattttttttatttgtcgaaatattacatgtatttagatattTTTAcgaataaatacattcatatttaattaaatttgacacaagaattatgaaacggcgGGAGTACCGACGGTAATGGCAGGTACTTGAGTTACAACATCCTCCTGCGTCGAGGCGCGGGCACCAAACCAATAATTCGCCGGCCGTACGGGGTGCGATCGTACAAACAAGCTAAGCTAGCCAGCCACAAGAGATCACATGAGATGAGATATTGGGTAGGTAGATAAGATGGAATGGCCTAATGGAAGTGCACGTCGTGGATGTAAATGCGGCTAATAATTTGGCGCACGCACTTCCATTCCATCCGTCCATCGCCgtacgtcgtcgtcgttcctGATTCCTGACCGCTCGATTTGACCGGGACGTCCATCCATCAGTAGTACCACTAGCTAGCTTCTCTCTTGCTATCGAGTGCTATATAGCTACTACTAGGCCTTTCCAAACCTTTGGTTTAACAATCCTTTTTCCCAATACGCTGTTCGTTTTTAATTTGTCCTCATCAGCTAATTATCTCTGATCTCGAACTCTTTTCTGTCACAAGCTGACAAACCTCCTTACATGTATGCTACTATTCACCACGCATCGGAATTGGGTAAACTATAAAGCAACCTTTTCCTCCTGACAAAACCATTTCTTTTAGAGCGACAAGTGTTGTGGGGTTGGGGAGATGGTGGGCTCGTGGGCCGGGGCCGCCAGCTTTGGCCGATGGGCTGGGCTCCACGCAGGCCGGGCGGGCCCTCTCGACGAGGAACAGGGATCGAACGATGTGACGCCTCCCCGTCTCCGTCCTACGTACAGGCCTCCGGGTACAGTGGGCTGCGTGTGTGTGGTTACTGTGGCCATGGTGTGGATGGATTTTGCCTTTACAGCCCAACCATGAACCAGTTCCGTCTCAAGGCTACACCTAGACGTGCCAACTATGGACGTGCGCACAGTGAATTCTTCCCGTCTttgctttctctttttccccCCTGCACCCACCGAAGCATCCATACCGTACGTTACGTACGTACCAGCGTAGCAAGATCGTATATATCGTCCAAATGTACCCAATGATGTATACTGTACGTACCtcagtacgtacgtacaggcTCTAAATGGAGGTCTCGACATAAGGATGTGCGTATACAGGAATAATAATCGTTGTGTGGCTAGCTAAGAGATCGAGGTGGTTTTTCTTTCCGCTGCCTGTTTTGTTTTATATATGGTGGATACGGTGCACGCACGTACGTGACGAGTCGGTCCATTACGAACAATCAAATTATTCATCTACTACATGAGTAGTGTGCAAAAACAGTTGGGCTGACCGGTAGAGGCCCGACATGGCACGTACTCGATCAGCATGCCCGGTCTCTCGATCCATCTCGTGTATATAATGCATATGGACCGGTCGACCTAAATGAAATTTGTCTCACACCTACAGTTAACAAATCGAGAAGCATACATATACACCTATATGAAATTGTGCCACACGTACGGTTAAAgaataatactctctccgtcccatatatACTGAGTGACGCGATTGAGTGATGCAATgctacatgtatctagacgatttctggatatagatacatacatatttagacaaatttgagttactTGCTATCAGACGGAGGGATCAGGATCGACGGAGCAGGCGCGTGTGTACGTGGCTGGCCGGGAGCCGTTGAAATCATGGATCGGGAGAACGAGGGGAAACACAAGCGCGTGCGCGTGTCGTGTAGCAAGCTGGCTCCGTCgctcggtcggtcggtcgcGGTCCTGTCAAATCGCTGCAACAGGCGCACGTACATACCTACGTACTCCGTGTCCTATGTACCGCTCGTGTTTGAACAACGTACGGCACGAGGCCGCTAGGCCCGCGCCCGACATACTAAttatactactagtactatgGTGTTATTGATTCAAGCTATTCTATTGACCTTAATTCTAGTCTGTTCATGAAATGCCATGCGCAAGATTGGTAGGGGTAAAAAATATAAGTGACGTTAATTTGGCACGAGCCATATTTGGTCACATGTATTGAAAACTTCAACTGCTAATAACAACATTTTAAATATCTGCACTTTGAAGACTTAGAAATCGCATGCATGTGTAGATTTGTGTGGGGaacacccgcaaaaaaaagaagatttgTGTCGAGAGAAGTATTAATTTTGACATACTCCAAACTCAATAGTGTGTTGCATATCAGAGAAAATAACACAGGATGGATAGCGATCATTTACTATGCATGCGCGCGCCACTAtttcatttgaatattttctaGTAATTTCTTTAAAATGCAATGGACAATGGGGTTTGCAATTGAAATTAAATCTGCATTTTTATACTACTCTCTCTACGATCAATTAATGAATAGCTAAATACTGCATGtgagccggccggccggcgtaGCATGCACGCATACATGTAGTTTTCCATGAGAAACTAGGTATCGATGTATTACCTTTTGCTGAGGAAGctatacataaaaaatatactccgtatatatgtatatatgtgcactgttttagtgcaaacttgtattaaaacagcgacaagtatttagaaatggaggaagtacgCACGAGGAGCAGAGACATGTTTGATCTCACTCGTCCGTAcagtttgcatgcatgcatgcatagaaATGAATGCATGTCCCTCGGCAAAATACTCGCCGTTCCATATTAactgacttaaatttgtcaaaatatgaatttatctatattaaaaaacatatagatacattaatagaaaatcacttaatatcagacggagggaatatataAAATTGTCTGATGATGTTCAGGAAGACTGGAAGGACGATCCATATCTAGAGTGTGCTCATTTCTGTATTTCTAATCTCCTAATGTCATGTATGTATGACAGGTTTAATCGATAACTCACACGGGATGTTTGGTCCGGATGAGAGGCATTTTTCCAAGACCTCAGTACTTAGTTTAAACATATCTTCGCATACTGAATATAGGTTTACAAACAAGAAAGTTATTCTGCAGACAGATTACGTGATCACGTCAAAATGAAGTTTATTGTGAACTCTTTGCAAGATTGTAACGCGCACTACAATATCCATAACCCTTTTATCTTTTTCGAGTTTCCAGTCTCCATCATTGAAAAATGTCATTCAAATGGGACCCTCTAATCGTACTTTAATAGAAGTTTTCTCATATACATAGCCCTATATTCTAATATTATGTGTCTAGTCGATCAGTTTGCAAAGTGTGAACACTAACCAGTTGGAAAAGTAACTATATATCGTGATCGAGACGATcatagcctttttttttttttttcagttgttaTCTAAACTTCTGCCCCTTGCTAGTGTTTTCTCTTGTAACTTTCTTCCGGGCCGCTCCGACCCTCTATAGCAATAAATGGATCGCAGTGTCCGTttcatcaagaagaaaaattaaacAATCATTGACCGGAAAATTGTTCAAGTGGGTTAGGAACTAAGCACTTAATAATTGGTGAACCGGAGAAAGTCTAGTTTCACGAAGAAATATATGTCCCCccctctcaaaaaagaaaagaaatatatatCCACATGTAAGATCGATTAGTATACACAGCTACAAGTCATTGATGatcatttaattaatttacaCAAGGTCAAAGTCAACTATAATATCCATGCATTTTTCTCATATTATGATGGGAAAAAATTAAATACGAATATGGAACTGACTCACTGAGCACATGCGTGAGTATATATGTGTACATTTGGATATTCTTTCAATTAGTTTTGGTCTGGTTTACATGCGGGAAAAGGCTAGCTTTGTTTTGAACCCCGAACATATATACTGATTTTAGTATCCGTGTACGTTatgcacattttttttgagataAGCATCTAGCTAATAGTTTTTCCGTGATTAATTTCAATACAATCAAGGAAAACAATGTTTAAACTGGGTTGCATATAATGTGCACACATATTTCCTAAAGATGGCGATTTTTACACTACAGGGTGCAACTATATATACAACGTGATAGCTCAACTAAAAAGGCAATCAAGAGTTCAAAACACACCTGAATTTCACATGCAACAGTTCACTTCTACTAAAAGTCCCACATTTCAAATGGACATACATGGAAACCTAGAAAAAAGAGGAATTGTAACTTTTTTTCCTCTacctctgcatcaaaatgatccACACATCCAATTTATATTAATTCATTCAGAAAGCTAACAAATTGAATACATCGATTGAACAATATAAAGCCACAACTTTATACCTATAAGGCTGATGAAGGGGTAGACCATTATCAGGGCCATATGTCTTGACCGCACACCACTACCCAACATCTAAATCCAAAGGGCACACCAAGACACAACCGGTCAAAAGGAATTGTAACTAAGAATGgtcgtattttttttgtgagatcTGGTATTTAGTTAAATTTCTCAAAAAGTTGATCTACATACCAGCCCTCCCGATGAAAACACGACAATCCAATCAGGCCCTAAAGTTGCGTCTGTAAGAGGTGGTATTCGATGCTCCAAATAGCTAGGGCCTTAATCACACAAATATGAAATAATGACTTCAAATCACTTTCTTTTTGTAGACACAAAACAAAGGGTTTGCCAAGCTAAATGAGTACGTTCAATTGAAGTCAATATATGTTTCCTTGCTTGTCTATCTATAAAGATGTTTTATTCAGATAAAACAAGATAAGTCTCCGTATTTAACATAATTTAGCTTAATACTCTCTAATTCGTATACCTGATACTATTAGTTTCAACTATAAATTGATTAAAACGGTAAAAGGGGCAGACCATCAGTTGGTTACTCTTGTGAAAATGTGAAGGGTCCTTGCAAATTTTACACACTTGTTTTGCTGTACTACACCTTTGTTTATTTCTTAATAATATGCGAAGTAGGAGCTAGCTTGAACCGCACAATTAATTTTCAGtgtggaaacaaaaaaaaacaagagtgAAATTCAAACTTGCAAACAAGGCAGCTAATTTGCCACCAAAAAGACCAGACCCTCTCATGTGCAGCAACCATGTAGTAACGCTAGCACTAGCAAATCAAATCCCCCATCGCCTTTCAGGAAGAAACCCCAATTaatcccaaaaaaaaaagaaagagaaatctGGAGATGATCGAATAAATACATGTACAATGCACACAACAGTGAGATCCATATAAAGATCTGGGGCCTATAAGAATAGTACCGGGAATACTGCTTTTCCCGTGCCTTTACAGTTTACTAACATGGAAGGGGGAAGAATGTGTGTGCAGAAGAAATGATGTGATGCCCTCCATAAACAAACTGTTTTAATCTGCTTCTCCCTTACCATTAATTAAGCGTCTCAAGATGATATTTATCTGGAGCATATATGCAAGCATAGGCCACTGGTGCCTACGACATATGATATGAGATGCAGATCATGTAGCCTTTTAATTGACCCACGTTATAGGTAGCTTAGGACTCATCAGCCCctctgatgcatgcatgtaagcATGATCTCTTCACATATCTATGTTCCCAGTGCATTGTTTATTTGGCCTAAAGGtggtttctttttctgatGAGCGAGCAaagtatgcatgcatgcatgcgatgCGTAGTAATGACTGATTGACTGATGCATGGATCCTTGGAAACCCAATTAATCATGAAAAGAAGAGAGATCAAGCTAGATCTCGATTCGATTCGATTACACATATACTACTCCAAAGTCGTCCGAAGTATGGCTTTGCATAACATGCAAGAAAAGGGACACTGCtgacacacatatatatataaaaatcatgttggctatatatagatagattcATAGATAGATTGCTCCTTAGCTCTTAATTAACCTGAGAATGGGCTCCCATCAATCCCCCTGAAGCTTCCTTTCTGTCACTGCTCTCAGCAGTGATCAAGTGTACTCCACCGTCTCCACGCACATTCAGGCTCAAagctagctctagctagcGCGCATCATTCTGATCCACATCTTAATTAAGAGTAGGAGTAATCGATCCACTGCACAAGGCAAGAATACATAGCACAGATAACACAAATGAATCATGGCACAGATATGCATGTTTGCAGATGAAACAATTTACTCAAACCGATCCTCTTACTATATTTCGCGGTGGCGTGATCAGAGTTCACTTGTTTCACATGCTgctgtctcctccttccttgtGATCCATACCGATGCTCTCCGATCccgaggcggtggtggtgctAATGGCGTTCACGGCCCAGTTCGCCATGGAGGCGTAAGGGATCTGCACGGGCGCCACGTCAACGCCGGAGACGCCACCTCCAGGagcattgttgttgttgttggtggtgCTCCGCATGTAGTAGCACccggcggacgacgacggcggcatCGGAGGCGCTATCGCATCGACGAGCCCGCCGACACCGACACCGAGGCCGAGCCTCCGCCCCCCGCCATAGATGCCGGCGGAGAGCTGGGTGCCGGGGCACGGCattgcggcggaggcggcggcgagcctgGCGTTGACGACGGGCAGGGCGGTGGGGATGACGACGTCGGCGCAGGCGTAGCGGAGGAGCTCGGAGTGGGCGGCGTCGAGGTCCTTCTGGAGGCGGTGGACCTGGCGCTGGAGCACGGAGATGGCGCCGACGCAGCCGTAGACGGGGTCCTTGACGCGCGCCTCGGCCTCGTACGCCAGCGAGCTCACGGCGTCCTCCCGCTGGTGGGGCAGCAGCTCGTTCAGCAGCTTGGTCACATTGCTGGCGCCGAACACCTTGTGCACGTTGGCGAACTTCTGCGGCTCCTCCGGAGGGAAGTAGGGAGCGAACACGCACCCCGGGAGGCACTTGCGCCGCAGGAACTTGCACGCCGCGCACGGGGAACCGGCACCCGGcgtcgacgccgacgccgatgcGGCCGCCACCACGGAGACGCCCGAGTTGCCGGTGCTCGACGGGGACGCCATGGATTCGACCACCTTGAGCTAGCAGCTGGCAGAGAGCGCTGTCAAATTGTTAGTTGATTTTGCTCCCAAAAAAGTAAACATGCATTAATTTctttcgatcgatcgatgctgGTTCTgcctagggttagggttttttTCTATGAGTGAGGATCGTTCTGGGATtgtaggaggaggagattaGGGTTTGGGAGCTCAAGGTGTTCTGATCTGATCTTGGGGAGCTTTGGATGCAAGAAATGGGGGGAAATAGCTCAACTTCTTTAATAAAAAATTGAGAGAACAAGGAGGCACAGAAACTGTAGATTCATAGCAGTGGTAATGAT
The Brachypodium distachyon strain Bd21 chromosome 2, Brachypodium_distachyon_v3.0, whole genome shotgun sequence genome window above contains:
- the LOC100844272 gene encoding LOB domain-containing protein 6, whose product is MASPSSTGNSGVSVVAAASASASTPGAGSPCAACKFLRRKCLPGCVFAPYFPPEEPQKFANVHKVFGASNVTKLLNELLPHQREDAVSSLAYEAEARVKDPVYGCVGAISVLQRQVHRLQKDLDAAHSELLRYACADVVIPTALPVVNARLAAASAAMPCPGTQLSAGIYGGGRRLGLGVGVGGLVDAIAPPMPPSSSAGCYYMRSTTNNNNNAPGGGVSGVDVAPVQIPYASMANWAVNAISTTTASGSESIGMDHKEGGDSSM